The following proteins come from a genomic window of Falco rusticolus isolate bFalRus1 chromosome 9, bFalRus1.pri, whole genome shotgun sequence:
- the ZNF518A gene encoding zinc finger protein 518A has protein sequence MPSEKEHVFCDKNQIILLKHNAAKNFSTDTTLEKALVNDPLSMMTQPAILDVNLAYKLKNVKIDLPKVEIPNEVLMKHEVDRFRKLFQCRQQTARKSLSFEKINGSNPNCSEGSHLQNKPEVHFEEGLKTAAKILNFTCTKCKDNIRYSPNDLQKHFQLLHYGELPLYPCEMCNFSANDFQSFKQHRRTHRSTLVKCELCNDEHMYTLLDLTKHFTSKHCVNGHFQCEKCGFSTQDVGTFVQHIHRHNEIAYKCGKCHHVSFTKEEFQNHLLVHTSMFPFGCQYCSYSTPRKDYLLKHIIALHRDHLYAKEKLEKDKCEKRVTPAGLKLVLRRYKMGASKKALWRRKKPSSGSDNTGEENAQVLRSVNKIQTKAEELNQCVRDVEANEEKDQNIYAEKHNFMGGMLSATTAQYNKAGDGTSYGLGLLKNAVHGPTVLMVKNNKICIPANYSAKFMGFKMVDGKQHIVIKLLPTSKQNTHLLGQKADPIKGCSVSPLLQRADPCGLSSGAIPHVTDQSTLKNNSVHLLTSPPLSCSAPHSGKTKVEKQNNSLLYGRSVSQTVAPSNVAVGKSSSYLPMKLGSTVPLCDEVTKVGTRSNISWGSYSPPSHPQVLPPTITNTFCCDPMKMPFFPELKIQNHGLNNSNGTNNLYYSTSVDSSNEGLLSFHNYSKMDTSDNPCSIQMSTDDRYKEFISCKTVSFQNSRRNESASSYSESMKGLKPEKAVSAQSNINKTYGCISTRNNSLSFKSQSKCVVDSECFMEDQHSGQQYLDTDIHQGFENVAEKFQENASDCVNSVLMPKITSVFSLQSEQAANYLSPEINQLLQDVLKVKATSQQESPSKSNNCVKLHSDKLLSGHETGHKAFPHLKSSATACGFQRPPSNVGFNLYKRELNTRCSTNDGTRCGRERQTPRTSFDSQGMDSLSRTPGAGTLLKTHTDTIVTQQLVKDKIVSTMQSPSSFSPVIQEQKKTLLVQSSPSGFFVPLHLANQPGLQVVSGKSLPSTSSSEGRVTKGVPASFVLNKGPGMILTFSGAIGTVANVPSDSSQVLGRVASREYGKITIPASKVEGKNDSFRSVRSSCNRRACSTANDSLNSMPFKGPLVITNSSESSVKGISSVKVLPEHEDAVFRSLESVNQQQTKQKQHVYALLPDGQQAVFLKCMTPNKAVVHKHSVFQDNARYQNSQPKKTGAMQQKLLLKVKTSTSDTLADTTQSVSNSVPSLQLDSSQSLTPALAQKQTNLTSNDALILPGRLTPANASLASSNPACCIPPVEPVYSKSAGTRLQQGSIESMQVITANNRNNFGSHKSTWSTRNRTAKVKPRLKQTGSKSSQTVGVQRNKNFKRKSKDNCPEPPRKKVMLHRKCKEKNQAEVVSETGGPYKPRASKETVRTLKLLPFNSKQLVKCPRRNQPVVVLNHPDADVPEVVNVMKTIAKFKGHVLKVSLSKRTIEALLQPAFCSPLDVTTDDLSRKRHRTIKPISPVKERFVLKLTLKKTSKNNYQIVKTTSDNTLKAKFSCWFCGRIFDNQDNWVGHGQRHLMEATQDWNLLM, from the coding sequence ATGCCATCTGAAAAGGAACATGTTTTTTgtgataaaaatcaaattattctGTTAAAACACAATGCTGCGAAGAATTTTTCTACAGATACTACTTTGGAAAAAGCACTGGTGAATGATCCTTTAAGTATGATGACTCAACCAGCAATTTTAGATGTCAATCTTGCTTACAAactaaaaaatgtgaaaattgaTTTACCCAAGGTGGAAATTCCAAATGAAGTATTAATGAAACATGAAGTTGATAGATTTAGAAAACTCTTTCAGTGTAGGCAGCAAACTGCAAGGAAGTCCTTaagttttgagaaaataaatggaagcaaTCCCAATTGTTCAGAGGGAAGCCACTtgcaaaataaaccagaagTGCACTTTGAAGAAGGAttgaaaactgcagcaaagatACTGAATTTCACATGTACGAAGTGCAAGGATAACATCAGATACAGCCCAAATGatctacagaaacattttcagctgttaCACTATGGCGAGTTGCCTTTGTATCCTTGTGAGATGTGTAACTTCTCAGCTAAtgattttcagtcatttaaacAGCATAGACGCACCCATCGTAGCACTTTAGTAAAATGTGAGCTCTGTAATGATGAGCATATGTACACTTTGTTGGATTTGACAAAACACTTCACATCAAAGCATTGTGTAAATGGTCACTTTCAATGTGAAAAATGTGGGTTTTCTACCCAGGATGTGGGCACGTTTGTTCAGCACATTCACAGACATAATGAGATTGCATATAAATGTGGAAAATGCCATCACGTAAGCTTTACAAAAGAGGAGTTCCAGAACCATCTTCTTGTTCATACCAGTATGTTTCCTTTTGGTTGTCAATATTGCAGTTACAGCACGCCACGGAAAgattatcttttaaaacacatcatAGCTTTGCATAGAGACCACTTATATGcgaaagaaaaactggaaaaggataaatgtgaaaaaagagTAACGCCAGCAGGACTGAAGCTTGTTTTAAGAAGGTATAAAATGGGAGCATCAAAAAAAGCCCTCTGGAGACGGAAAAAACCAAGCAGTGGAAGTGACAacactggagaagaaaatgcacaaGTGCTAAGAAGTGTGaataaaattcaaacaaaagcTGAGGAGCTGAACCAGTGTGTGAGAGATGTggaagcaaatgaagaaaaagatcaaaatatATATGCAGAAAAGCATAATTTCATGGGTGGAATGCTCTCTGCAACTACTGCACAATACAATAAAGCAGGTGATGGAACAAGTTACGGCCTGGGATTATTGAAAAATGCCGTTCATGGGCCAACGGTATTGATGGtcaaaaacaataaaatatgcATTCCAGCAAATTACAGCGCTAAATTTATGGGATTTAAAATGGTAGATGGAAAACAACATATTGTTATAAAGTTATTACCTACAAGTaagcaaaatacacatttgctGGGTCAGAAAGCTGATCCTATTAAAGGCTGTTCTGTATCTCCTTTGCTACAGCGTGCTGATCCCTGTGGCTTGTCATCTGGTGCTATACCACATGTAACTGACCAGTCAACCTTAAAGAACAATTCTGTTCACCTGTTAACCTCCCCACCTTTATCTTGTTCTGCTCCtcattcaggaaaaacaaaagtggaaaaacaaaataactcCTTATTGTATGGTAGGAGTGTTTCTCAAACTGTAGCACCTTCTAATGTAGCTGTAGGAAAAAGTTCGAGTTATTTGCCAATGAAGTTGGGCTCAACTGTACCTCTGTGTGATGAGGTGACAAAAGTTGGAACTCGAAGTAATATCTCGTGGGGAAGCTATAGTCCTCCAAGTCATCCTCAGGTATTACCACCCACtattacaaatacattttgctgtGACCCTATGAAAATGCCCTTCTTTCctgaactgaaaatacaaaatcatgGCCTGAATAATAGTAACGGAACTAATAATCTCTATTATTCAACTTCAGTGGATTCTTCTAATGAAGGGTTGCTGTCTTTTCACAACTATTCCAAAATGGATACTTCGGATAATCCATGTAGCATTCAGATGTCAACAGATGACAGATACAAAGAATTTATATCttgcaaaacagtttcttttcaaaacagtagGAGAAATGAATCTGCATCTTCATATTCAGAGTCGATGAAAGGCCTAAAACCAGAGAAGGCTGTATCAGCCCAGTCAAATATTAATAAAACCTACGGATGCATAAGCACTAGGAATaactctctctcttttaaaagcCAATCTAAATGTGTTGTTGACAGTGAGTGTTTTATGGAGGACCAGCATAGTGGCCAACAGTATTTGGACACTGACATACATCAAGGCTTTGAGAATGTGGCAGAGAAATTCCAAGAAAATGCCTCTGATTGTGTTAATTCAGTCTTAATGCCTAAAATTACATCAGTTTTCTCCTTGCAGAGTGAACAGGCAGCTAATTATTTATCGCCTGAAATAAACCAGTTACTGCAAGATGTGTTAAAAGTGAAAGCGACTAGTCAGCAAGAATCCCCCAGCAAGTCAAATAACTGTGTAAAACTTCATTCTGACAAGCTGCTTTCTGGTCATGAGACAGGGCATAAAGCCTTTCCACATTTAAAAAGCTCTGCAACTGCATGTGGTTTTCAGAGGCCTCCTTCTAATGTGGGCTTTAATTTATATAAGAGAGAGTTGAACACAAGATGTAGCACAAATGATGGTACGCGTTGTgggagagagagacagacacCCAGAACGTCATTTGATTCACAGGGAATGGATAGTTTATCTAGAACTCCGGGTGCTGGTACATTGCTAAAAACTCATACAGATACAATTGTAACGCAGCAGTTAGTAAAAGATAAAATAGTGTCTACAATGCAAAGTCCTAGCAGCTTTTCACCAGTTAttcaggaacagaagaaaaccctTTTAGTTCAGTCCTCCCCGTCAggattttttgttcctttgcaCCTTGCTAACCAGCCTGGACTACAGGTGGTTTCAGGAAAGTCTCTTCCATCGACCAGTTCGTCAGAAGGGCGTGTGACGAAAGGTGTACCtgcatcttttgttttaaataaaggacCTGGAATGATTTTGACTTTTAGCGGGGCAATTGGAACAGTTGCAAATGTCCCTAGTGATAGTTCTCAGGTTTTAGGGAGAGTTGCATCCAGAGAATATGGTAAAATAACCATACCAGCTTCAAaagtggaggggaaaaatgaCAGTTTCAGAAGCGTAAGAAGTTCCTGTAATAGGAGAGCATGTAGTACAGCAAATGACTCATTGAATAGTATGCCATTCAAAGGACCTCTTGTAATTACAAACTCATCAGAGTCATCTGTGAAAggaatttcttctgtgaaggTGTTACCAGAGCATGAGGATGCTGTCTTTCGTTCCTTGGAGTCGGTAAACCAACAGCAAACTAAACAGAAACAGCATGTTTATGCACTTTTGCCTGATGGACAGCAGGcagtttttttgaaatgtatgaCACCAAACAAGGCTGTAGTTCATAAACATAGTGTTTTTCAGGATAATGCTCGTTATCAAAATTCTCAACCAAAGAAAACTGGAGCCATGCAACAAAAGCTTTTGCTGAAAGTTAAGACTTCTACTTCAGATACGCTGGCTGATACCACTCAGTCAGTAAGCAACTCGGTGCCCTCACTACAGTTGGATAGCTCGCAGTCCCTTACTCCTGCACTAGCACAGAAACAAACTAATCTTACTTCTAACGATGCCTTAATCTTACCAGGTAGGTTAACGCCAGCAAATGCCTCTTTGGCAAGCTCTAATCCAGCATGTTGCATTCCTCCTGTAGAACCTGTTTATTCTAAGTCTGCGGGAACACGGTTGCAACAAGGTTCTATTGAGAGTATGCAAGTAATAACTGCTAACAACAGGAATAACTTTGGTAGTCATAAGTCCACATGGAGCACCCgaaacagaactgcaaaagtAAAACCTCGTTTAAAACAAACTGGGTCTAAAAGTTCACAAACTGTGGGTGTgcaaagaaataagaatttcaAACGGAAGAGTAAGGATAATTGCCCAGAACCTCCAAGAAAGAAGGTAATGTTGCACAGAAAGTGTAAGGAAAAGAATCAAGCTGAAGTTGTTAGTGAAACAGGTGGCCCTTACAAACCAAGGGCATCAAAAGAAACTGTGAGGACTTTGAAATTACTTCCTTTTAATTCTAAACAGCTTGTAAAATGCCCTCGGAGAAATCAACCAGTTGTTGTGCTTAACCATCCTGATGCAGATGTTCCAGAAGTTGTAAATGTAATGAAAACCATTGCTAAATTTAAGGGACATGTTCTTAAGGTTTCATTGTCAAAAAGAACTATTGAAGCACTTCTGCAGCCGGCCTTCTGCAGTCCTTTGGATGTAACTACTGATGATCTTTCTCGAAAGAGGCACAGGACAATAAAACCTATTAGCCCTGTAAAAGAAAGATTTGTCTTAAAGTTGACACTGAAAAAGACTAGCAAAAACAATTATCAGATTGTAAAAACTACCTCTGATAATACCTTGAAAGCTAAGTttagctgctggttttgtggtaGAATATTTGACAATCAGGATAATTGGGTAGGACATGGACAGAGGCATCTGATGGAGGCTACTCAAGATTGGAATTTATTAATGTAA